A window of the Acidobacteriota bacterium genome harbors these coding sequences:
- a CDS encoding succinate dehydrogenase/fumarate reductase iron-sulfur subunit, which translates to MAKNLNLTLRIWRQDGPQASGRLVDYQVEDISDEMSFLEMLDVLNERLIKKGEIPVEFDSDCREGICGTCGLTIDGVAHGPVAGVSCCQLHMRHYQDGDTITIEPFRAAAFPVIRDLVVDRSAFDRIVQAGGYVGINTGNAPDANALPIAKDMADLAMDSATCIGCGACVASCPNGSAALFTGAKISQYTFLPQGQPERRRRALRMVAAMDEAGFGNCSNHAECEAVCPKGISIGNIARMRREYMRAALTRRDD; encoded by the coding sequence ATGGCCAAGAATCTCAATCTGACGCTCCGGATCTGGCGCCAGGACGGTCCTCAGGCGTCTGGCAGGTTGGTGGACTACCAGGTGGAGGACATTTCCGACGAGATGTCCTTTCTGGAAATGCTCGACGTGCTCAACGAACGGCTGATCAAGAAGGGGGAGATCCCGGTGGAGTTCGACAGCGACTGCCGCGAGGGCATTTGCGGCACCTGCGGACTCACCATCGACGGCGTCGCTCACGGGCCCGTGGCCGGGGTCAGTTGTTGTCAGCTTCACATGCGCCATTACCAGGACGGGGACACCATTACCATCGAGCCTTTCCGGGCGGCGGCCTTCCCGGTGATTCGCGATTTGGTGGTGGACCGAAGCGCTTTCGACAGGATTGTGCAGGCGGGCGGATACGTCGGCATCAACACCGGCAATGCGCCCGACGCCAACGCCCTGCCCATCGCCAAGGACATGGCTGATCTGGCCATGGACTCCGCCACCTGCATCGGCTGCGGCGCCTGCGTGGCCTCCTGTCCCAACGGGTCGGCGGCTTTGTTCACCGGGGCCAAGATCTCTCAGTACACTTTCCTTCCGCAGGGTCAGCCCGAGCGCCGACGCCGGGCTTTGCGCATGGTGGCCGCCATGGACGAAGCCGGATTCGGCAACTGCTCCAATCACGCCGAATGCGAGGCGGTCTGTCCCAAGGGCATCTCCATCGGCAACATCGCCCGCATGCGCCGCGAGTACATGCGCGCCGCCCTCACCCGCCGCGACGACTGA